One window of Vitis riparia cultivar Riparia Gloire de Montpellier isolate 1030 chromosome 5, EGFV_Vit.rip_1.0, whole genome shotgun sequence genomic DNA carries:
- the LOC117913904 gene encoding ribonuclease Y isoform X1: MGSSLGKEKSSHKQERVRALAEKTRLIQGELQEMVYERKKQSMAYERETMVFALKEAQWKRERRRLREEVKRLKKRLEEKEERIRGMEDGLVGDKGEKGFQLLGTRLLVEHIWEERARRDEAVEKWKRLYLAIKAELDDLIQRTDQGERLNWKAEEEDSIEDLHRELKAKEETIEVLKARLASMEKEEVQREREVDILRQSLRIISNKKETKHSTKHFSRSLHL; encoded by the exons ATGGGTAGTTCTTTAGGAAAAGAGAAGAGTTCACATAAGCAGGAAAGGGTGAGAGCTTTAGCCGAGAAAACGAGGCTTATCCAGGGGGAACTCCAGGAGATGGTGTATGAGAGGAAGAAGCAAAGTATGGCGTATGAGCGAGAGACGATGGTGTTCGCATTGAAGGAAGCCCAGTGGAAGCGAGAGAGGAGGAGGTTAAGGGAGGAGGTGAAGAGGCTGAAGAAGAGGTTGGAGGAGAAAGAAGAGAGGATTAGAGGAATGGAAGATGGGTTGGTAGGGGACAAAGGGGAGAAAGGCTTTCAGCTTCTGGGAACTAGACTCTTGGTGGAGCACATTTGGGAGGAGAGAGCCCGGCGAGATGAGGCTGTGGAGAAGTGGAAGCGGCTCTATCTTGCAATTAAGGCTGAGCTTGATGACCTTATTCAGAGGACAGATCAAG GAGAGAGACTCAACTGGAAAGCAGAGGAAGAAGACTCGATAGAAGATCTACATAGGGAACTCAAAGCCAAAGAAGAAACCATTGAAGTTCTGAAAGCACGACTAGCTTCCATGGAGAAGGAAGAGGTCCAGAGAGAAAGGGAGGTGGACATACTGAGGCAGAGCCTGCGAATAATCAGCAATAAGAAGGAGACAAAACATAGCACCAAGCACTTCTCTCGTAGCTTGCACTTGTAA
- the LOC117913904 gene encoding inner centromere protein isoform X2 has product MGSSLGKEKSSHKQERVRALAEKTRLIQGELQEMVYERKKQSMAYERETMVFALKEAQWKRERRRLREEVKRLKKRLEEKEERIRGMEDGLVGDKGEKGFQLLGTRLLVEHIWEERARRDEAVEKWKRLYLAIKAELDDLIQRTDQGSKSSAAET; this is encoded by the exons ATGGGTAGTTCTTTAGGAAAAGAGAAGAGTTCACATAAGCAGGAAAGGGTGAGAGCTTTAGCCGAGAAAACGAGGCTTATCCAGGGGGAACTCCAGGAGATGGTGTATGAGAGGAAGAAGCAAAGTATGGCGTATGAGCGAGAGACGATGGTGTTCGCATTGAAGGAAGCCCAGTGGAAGCGAGAGAGGAGGAGGTTAAGGGAGGAGGTGAAGAGGCTGAAGAAGAGGTTGGAGGAGAAAGAAGAGAGGATTAGAGGAATGGAAGATGGGTTGGTAGGGGACAAAGGGGAGAAAGGCTTTCAGCTTCTGGGAACTAGACTCTTGGTGGAGCACATTTGGGAGGAGAGAGCCCGGCGAGATGAGGCTGTGGAGAAGTGGAAGCGGCTCTATCTTGCAATTAAGGCTGAGCTTGATGACCTTATTCAGAGGACAGATCAAG GATCTAAATCCTCAGCTGCAGAGACGTAG